The following coding sequences are from one Planctomicrobium piriforme window:
- a CDS encoding PP2C family protein-serine/threonine phosphatase — MQNDVAAAPPDAVSPDAPVALGFEPPVDLLRSSRTLQDLTARLEPLPDVSEFRLAGGEAASLTIRSPLKAGQNEDAVATIPLNDERGLLMVADGLGGHRGGRDASHLMKSLLTKAARQLRNTVNSCVISKVVPIPSGTSLTDPRTVILDEIERANQRLLRSKAGSATTLALVEIKGRRVRSYHIGDSEILIVSQRGRLKYSSISHSPIGYAVESGMLTEEEALFHPDRHLVSNVVGSDQMSVELGPWVTLSPRDTVLLASDGLFDNLMQHEIIECIRKGKLAESVKELAQMARDRMILPDIDCPSKPDDLTILAFRASK; from the coding sequence ATGCAGAACGACGTCGCCGCCGCACCGCCTGACGCGGTTTCTCCGGATGCGCCCGTCGCTCTCGGATTCGAGCCCCCTGTCGATCTGCTCCGCTCCAGCCGTACGCTGCAGGATCTGACCGCCCGACTGGAGCCGCTGCCTGACGTGAGCGAATTCCGGCTTGCAGGGGGCGAAGCGGCTTCGCTGACGATTCGTTCCCCGCTGAAAGCCGGTCAGAACGAAGACGCCGTGGCGACGATTCCCCTCAACGACGAGCGCGGTCTGCTGATGGTGGCCGACGGACTCGGCGGACACCGCGGCGGTCGCGACGCCTCGCACCTGATGAAGTCGCTGCTGACCAAAGCCGCCCGTCAGTTGCGAAACACAGTCAATTCGTGCGTGATCAGCAAAGTAGTGCCGATCCCCAGCGGCACGAGCCTCACCGATCCCCGCACGGTGATCCTCGACGAAATCGAACGGGCGAATCAGCGTCTGCTCCGTTCCAAAGCCGGATCGGCCACGACTCTGGCTCTGGTTGAAATCAAAGGCCGCCGCGTCCGCAGTTATCACATCGGCGACTCCGAGATTCTCATCGTGAGCCAACGCGGACGATTGAAGTACTCGAGCATCTCGCATTCTCCCATCGGCTATGCCGTCGAGTCAGGGATGCTGACCGAGGAAGAGGCGCTGTTTCACCCGGACCGGCACCTGGTGTCGAACGTGGTCGGAAGCGACCAGATGTCGGTCGAGCTCGGCCCCTGGGTGACTCTCTCCCCGCGCGACACGGTGCTGCTGGCGTCGGACGGTCTGTTCGACAACCTGATGCAGCACGAGATCATCGAGTGCATCCGCAAAGGAAAACTGGCCGAAAGCGTCAAAGAATTGGCTCAAATGGCCCGTGACCGCATGATTCTGCCGGACATCGACTGCCCGTCGAAGCCGGACGATCTGACGATTCTGGCGTTCAGGGCATCGAAATAA
- a CDS encoding glycosyltransferase: protein MIKLQIVIPTLDQSGAEKQFGLLACGLPKDQFDVHVLALSRGGPYEALLAEHHVPYTILKKRWRFDPTPIRQLRRQIRLTQPDVLLSCLFSANTAVRLATAGLRKRPVTIISERCVDSWKSGWQLTVDRLLRSRTDRLVANSKSVAAFYQQQGFPAERTTVIPNGVEIPPPPGLTRAELLQQLGLPPEARLIAFVGRLAPQKGLRHLLWAAQLLRQADPNAYLLLIGDGPERSDLEQYARDVEVTSHLRLLGHRRDAASLLHLIDVFWLGSQFEGMSNSLMEAMACGRPVVVSDIPPNRELVQHGVEGWIVNPGDSVGFAQYTLRLLQEPELFTRMGQAGAQKMQAAYSVDRMVARYAELLANEVNRSAK, encoded by the coding sequence GTGATCAAGCTGCAGATTGTCATTCCGACGCTCGATCAATCCGGCGCGGAAAAGCAGTTTGGCCTACTCGCCTGCGGGCTCCCTAAGGACCAGTTCGATGTCCACGTTTTGGCCCTGTCGCGCGGTGGGCCCTATGAGGCGCTGCTCGCCGAACACCATGTTCCGTATACCATCCTGAAAAAACGCTGGCGGTTTGATCCGACTCCCATTCGGCAGCTCCGGAGACAGATTCGCCTGACTCAGCCTGACGTGTTGCTTTCCTGCCTGTTCTCGGCGAACACCGCCGTTCGTCTGGCCACGGCGGGACTGCGGAAGCGGCCAGTCACGATCATTTCCGAACGCTGCGTCGATTCCTGGAAGTCAGGCTGGCAATTAACGGTCGACCGTCTCCTGCGGTCACGCACCGATCGCCTGGTCGCCAACTCGAAGAGTGTCGCGGCGTTTTATCAGCAACAAGGGTTTCCCGCGGAACGAACCACCGTCATTCCCAATGGCGTCGAAATCCCGCCTCCGCCGGGACTCACCCGAGCCGAACTGCTCCAGCAACTTGGCCTTCCCCCGGAGGCCCGACTCATCGCCTTCGTCGGTCGCCTTGCCCCGCAGAAAGGGCTGCGACATCTGCTCTGGGCGGCTCAGTTACTGCGTCAGGCGGACCCCAACGCCTACTTGCTGCTGATTGGCGACGGCCCGGAACGCAGTGACCTCGAACAGTACGCCCGTGATGTCGAAGTCACGTCGCATCTACGACTGCTCGGGCATCGCCGCGATGCCGCGAGCCTGTTGCATCTGATCGACGTCTTCTGGCTCGGCAGCCAGTTTGAAGGGATGTCGAACAGTTTGATGGAGGCCATGGCCTGCGGCCGACCGGTCGTCGTTAGCGACATTCCTCCTAATCGGGAGCTCGTGCAGCACGGGGTGGAAGGCTGGATCGTGAACCCCGGCGACAGCGTCGGATTCGCCCAGTACACCCTCAGACTGCTGCAGGAGCCGGAGCTTTTCACTCGCATGGGTCAGGCCGGCGCTCAGAAGATGCAGGCCGCGTACTCAGTCGACCGCATGGTCGCCCGTTATGCCGAACTGCTGGCGAACGAAGTGAACCGATCGGCGAAGTAA